A window from Anaeromusa acidaminophila DSM 3853 encodes these proteins:
- a CDS encoding DUF7352 domain-containing protein codes for MRKIFKYALETTDLQVIRIPKLNGASSFKDQYLNIAVQKGIPCVWCLVDDEQESQEVAIRIVGTGNPMPDLSKEEYLGSYMVSDGDMVFHVFIEK; via the coding sequence ATGAGGAAAATTTTTAAATATGCACTTGAGACAACGGATCTTCAAGTGATAAGAATTCCAAAGTTAAACGGAGCGTCCAGTTTCAAGGATCAATATTTAAATATAGCCGTTCAAAAAGGAATTCCTTGCGTCTGGTGTCTCGTTGATGATGAACAAGAGAGTCAAGAGGTGGCTATTCGGATCGTAGGGACAGGAAACCCTATGCCTGACCTCTCAAAAGAAGAGTATTTAGGCAGTTATATGGTTTCTGATGGAGATATGGTTTTTCATGTTTTCATAGAAAAGTGA
- a CDS encoding phospholipase D family protein, whose product MMNCKKYSVSVLAIILTFCVGVFAGCSTHAGKVAVEKSTSAAGAGMPNGIKGVHVVESTGTMEVAFSPNGGITDMIVKNIGQAKKSIEVMAYSFTSAEIAKALQEAHKRGVQVRIILDKSQETEKYSSLTYFHNAGMAVHIDNDFKIAHNKVMILDGLDVITGSFNFTKSAEQGNGENCLVIHGNAALAKEYSNYWQWRWEQTGGN is encoded by the coding sequence ATGATGAATTGCAAAAAATACAGCGTTTCCGTGTTGGCCATTATTCTTACTTTTTGCGTAGGTGTTTTCGCCGGCTGCAGTACTCATGCAGGGAAAGTGGCGGTGGAAAAGAGTACGTCTGCCGCGGGGGCGGGAATGCCTAATGGAATCAAGGGAGTCCATGTGGTAGAAAGCACAGGCACCATGGAAGTTGCGTTTTCGCCTAACGGCGGGATCACGGATATGATCGTAAAAAACATTGGACAGGCGAAGAAAAGCATTGAGGTTATGGCTTACTCCTTCACCAGCGCTGAAATTGCCAAGGCACTGCAGGAAGCGCATAAAAGAGGGGTTCAAGTGCGGATCATCTTAGACAAATCTCAGGAGACGGAAAAGTATTCTTCCCTTACCTATTTCCACAATGCGGGCATGGCCGTTCATATTGATAATGATTTCAAAATCGCACATAACAAGGTGATGATTTTAGATGGGTTGGACGTAATTACCGGATCGTTCAACTTCACAAAATCCGCCGAGCAAGGGAACGGGGAAAACTGTCTTGTGATTCATGGCAATGCGGCGCTGGCTAAAGAGTACAGTAATTACTGGCAATGGCGCTGGGAGCAAACGGGCGGGAACTGA
- the iscB gene encoding RNA-guided endonuclease IscB, producing the protein MNLVYVLDHNRKPLMPTTPAKARILLRQGKAKVIRKLPFTIKLLQESTTTYTQPLTHGIDTGSKTIGSAVIRPKGNVLYLSEIEIRNDIAGKMKDRSKYRRNRRNRKTRYRQARWRNRKNSIKTNRFSPTMTSKINSHIKEINFVKSILPITKTILETATFDPHALKNPEVLTNKLLYQQGINYGFANTKAYVLTRDQYTCQHCKGKSKDHRLEVHHILYRSEGGSDDQENLITLCKPCHDKVHSNEITLKLKGKKKGQLSHATQMNTIRVQLLKQLPTVQETFGFITKEHRQQHTNEKKHYIDAIFIATQGAKPIYKTSQLILKKCIPDGDYQQTKGIRSEQRIPTGKIQGFRKFDKVTYQGSYYFIKGRMSTGYAILMDAQYQTVKLKPIPKFQKMQRDSARRSWIISQKTIANI; encoded by the coding sequence ATGAACCTAGTATATGTCCTAGACCACAACAGAAAACCCCTAATGCCAACTACGCCAGCAAAGGCTAGAATATTACTCCGTCAAGGCAAAGCAAAAGTCATTCGCAAATTACCATTTACAATCAAGTTGCTACAAGAAAGCACCACTACCTATACCCAACCATTAACCCACGGCATCGATACAGGTAGCAAAACCATAGGTAGTGCTGTCATAAGACCCAAAGGCAACGTCCTCTACCTCTCCGAAATCGAGATCCGAAACGATATTGCAGGCAAAATGAAAGACCGTTCCAAATATCGTCGTAACCGTCGCAACAGAAAAACGAGATACCGCCAAGCTAGATGGCGCAATCGCAAAAACAGCATCAAAACCAATCGTTTTTCACCAACCATGACAAGCAAAATTAATTCCCATATTAAAGAAATCAACTTCGTGAAATCCATATTACCCATCACAAAAACAATCCTAGAAACAGCCACATTCGACCCACACGCCTTGAAAAATCCCGAAGTCCTAACTAACAAACTTCTCTACCAACAAGGCATCAACTACGGTTTTGCCAATACCAAAGCCTATGTATTAACTCGCGATCAATACACCTGCCAACATTGCAAAGGAAAATCCAAAGACCATCGACTAGAAGTCCACCACATCCTCTACCGAAGCGAAGGCGGCTCAGACGATCAAGAAAACCTCATCACCCTTTGCAAACCCTGCCACGACAAAGTGCATAGTAATGAAATCACACTCAAACTTAAAGGCAAAAAGAAAGGTCAACTTAGTCACGCAACCCAAATGAACACGATCCGCGTTCAACTCCTCAAACAACTACCCACAGTGCAAGAAACCTTCGGATTTATCACCAAAGAGCATCGTCAGCAGCACACAAATGAAAAAAAACACTACATCGATGCCATCTTCATAGCAACCCAAGGTGCAAAACCCATCTACAAAACGAGTCAACTCATCCTAAAAAAGTGTATCCCCGATGGTGATTACCAACAAACCAAAGGCATCCGTTCCGAGCAACGAATCCCAACAGGCAAAATCCAAGGATTCCGCAAGTTTGACAAAGTAACCTATCAAGGCAGCTACTACTTCATTAAAGGCAGAATGTCCACTGGTTACGCTATCCTCATGGACGCACAGTATCAAACAGTCAAACTAAAGCCCATTCCGAAATTTCAAAAAATGCAAAGGGACAGTGCAAGAAGATCATGGATTATATCACAAAAAACCATAGCAAATATCTAA
- the tnpA gene encoding IS200/IS605 family transposase has product MDYITKNHSKYLIMVHLIFVCKYRKHLLIPFGTQIKELMFDIAEENNFEIIEMEVDKNHIHLLVHYNPTQSILEIVRLLKQLSTYRLWRTNDNQRTLQKHFWKERTFWSDGYFVCSIGNVSKAIIEKYIQNQG; this is encoded by the coding sequence ATGGATTATATCACAAAAAACCATAGCAAATATCTAATCATGGTACACCTCATTTTCGTCTGCAAGTACCGAAAACATCTACTCATTCCCTTCGGTACTCAAATCAAAGAGCTTATGTTCGACATTGCAGAAGAAAACAATTTTGAGATTATAGAGATGGAAGTAGACAAAAATCACATCCATCTCCTAGTCCACTACAATCCCACCCAATCCATCTTGGAGATAGTACGCCTACTCAAACAACTATCAACTTACCGATTATGGCGAACTAACGACAACCAAAGAACCCTGCAAAAGCATTTTTGGAAAGAACGCACCTTTTGGAGCGACGGCTATTTTGTTTGTTCTATAGGTAATGTAAGCAAGGCAATTATTGAGAAGTATATCCAAAATCAAGGATAA
- a CDS encoding Fic family protein → MQVISGRIGREQVHFEAPPAGKVPAEMNRFLTWFNTEETVEPVLKALVAHVWFVTIHPFEDGNGRIARALTDLLLARSESNEHRYYSFSSQIRKQRDAYYMVLEDIQKGDLDITEGLVWFLRTLIDAVKSAEQLTTEVLKKAHFWESHKARAFNDRQRKILNLLMDSFEGKLTSSKWAKLARCSQDTANRDINDLLKDDILKKDDGGGRSTSYSLQY, encoded by the coding sequence ATGCAGGTCATTTCAGGAAGAATAGGACGGGAGCAGGTTCATTTTGAGGCCCCGCCCGCAGGGAAAGTCCCTGCGGAAATGAACCGTTTTCTCACTTGGTTTAATACAGAGGAAACAGTCGAACCTGTATTAAAAGCATTGGTTGCGCATGTTTGGTTTGTTACCATCCATCCGTTTGAGGATGGCAACGGGCGTATCGCCCGGGCCTTAACGGATTTACTTTTAGCGCGATCCGAATCAAACGAACATCGTTATTACAGCTTTTCTTCGCAAATTCGCAAACAACGCGATGCATATTACATGGTTCTAGAAGATATTCAAAAGGGAGACCTAGATATTACTGAAGGGTTGGTATGGTTCCTTCGTACTCTTATTGACGCCGTAAAAAGTGCCGAGCAGCTAACCACAGAGGTCCTAAAGAAAGCTCATTTTTGGGAATCCCACAAGGCTAGGGCTTTTAATGACCGGCAACGAAAAATCCTAAACCTTCTCATGGATAGTTTCGAGGGTAAACTAACTTCTTCTAAATGGGCCAAGCTGGCTCGTTGCTCCCAAGACACAGCGAACCGTGACATTAACGATCTACTCAAAGACGATATTCTAAAAAAAGATGACGGCGGCGGCCGCAGCACAAGCTATTCACTGCAATATTAG
- a CDS encoding helix-turn-helix domain-containing protein, translated as MMVTKPNPSYLTLNQLFEVVRGYLLSIGEWNMAQGETWQQTADRLQDPVLAAWARQLRHMSGSVDRVYNASEAALLWNLSQSTVRKACVSGRFTSEECRQSGGTWLVTYAGMLRLYGNMGDK; from the coding sequence ATGATGGTAACAAAGCCAAACCCCTCCTACCTAACTCTGAATCAATTATTTGAAGTAGTCCGGGGCTATCTATTATCTATTGGTGAATGGAATATGGCCCAAGGAGAAACATGGCAGCAAACCGCCGACCGGCTTCAAGATCCGGTGTTGGCGGCTTGGGCTCGGCAACTACGCCATATGTCCGGTTCGGTTGACCGGGTATATAACGCATCCGAGGCGGCGTTACTTTGGAATCTGTCTCAATCTACGGTTCGTAAGGCCTGTGTATCTGGCCGCTTTACTAGTGAAGAGTGCCGCCAGTCGGGCGGGACCTGGCTGGTGACGTATGCTGGAATGTTGCGGCTCTATGGAAACATGGGAGATAAATAA
- a CDS encoding ATP-dependent DNA helicase — translation MDWVYVYLNNVYSFSMATTKYKTDGQLTVLKDPSGIMEAEAKDSISFKLAKRNQKDSLRRGMVIHAQGKVAKLGKNTVFYIQDWEIIRQSSIRKMFSKTAVDGERLRDGQLTGTKGTVCDLPDVYTQDVRDVHELFRKAGFRESPETAWMLVSFFSQRAKQRGFEGVVDLIASNPFIIAETEEFSITDAKRLAKNLGVNLPIEIEAMAVVAQIVASNARRGNTFIPTPHVAVQTKGDKAMMELAKKSKDTHPSIIINRLLISSFRDVMKQGGAKVTISGKKECGEEAARYYSQVAETLGENFAEKSNYYGNAAASGIYMTGAYFAERTAAELFANRIGDSNNGYSIDLGLFKDIPLSGEQEQALKNAIAYKTSVVVGQAGTGKTHIIKALVSYCQAIGKRVKVIAPSAMAAAVAGGKANLRKEDFQTIHRFANITHMTEDLGVNDFLPRQGDMENLFEHTDIIVVDEMSLCSVMVFSRLLHSIKQQPQLHLVIMGDPGQLPAIGPSGFFHQMAARVIDPSLLPVTELKTVFRTEGRELLEAALQVRNEHSLEIRPTEAVQLIERDKEALYREIAALLENGIKHEDILVISDQRKEEMGTMQLNAFLRTKLNEKGKRIDESAGSFAVGDPVIATQNDYAEYAEDTTGRRKIMFFRHEGRTEDVFNGMRGTIVGETGTGITVRWNDPDHEISPYTYEEISCWIEPAYAISIHKAQGSEADYVFVVPASEKSRINQNMMYTAITRAQKRVYLIGDESIWTTAAGKIQMAPYSKFGFLVNQALEETKWKNRKTKDASTNRFQVVMDF, via the coding sequence ATGGATTGGGTCTACGTATATCTTAACAATGTGTATTCGTTTTCGATGGCAACAACCAAATATAAGACAGATGGCCAGCTTACCGTTCTGAAAGACCCTTCGGGGATAATGGAAGCAGAAGCAAAAGACAGCATATCGTTTAAACTGGCAAAACGGAATCAAAAAGACAGTTTGCGGCGGGGCATGGTTATTCACGCCCAAGGGAAAGTAGCAAAACTTGGGAAAAACACGGTGTTTTATATCCAAGATTGGGAAATTATTCGTCAATCATCCATCCGAAAAATGTTTTCGAAAACGGCAGTTGATGGAGAACGATTGCGCGATGGACAGTTGACTGGAACAAAAGGGACGGTTTGTGATCTGCCGGACGTATACACGCAAGATGTCCGCGATGTGCACGAACTATTTAGGAAAGCGGGCTTTCGCGAGTCACCAGAAACCGCCTGGATGTTGGTTTCTTTCTTTTCCCAAAGAGCCAAGCAACGGGGGTTTGAAGGTGTTGTCGATCTGATTGCCAGCAATCCTTTCATCATTGCAGAAACGGAAGAGTTTTCAATAACTGATGCAAAGCGATTGGCAAAAAATTTGGGCGTGAATTTGCCGATAGAAATCGAGGCAATGGCAGTGGTCGCTCAGATAGTAGCCAGCAACGCCAGAAGAGGAAACACCTTCATTCCCACACCGCATGTAGCGGTTCAAACAAAAGGCGATAAAGCGATGATGGAGTTGGCAAAAAAATCAAAGGATACCCATCCCAGCATCATTATAAATCGGCTCTTGATTAGCTCCTTCCGGGACGTAATGAAGCAAGGTGGCGCGAAGGTAACTATTTCTGGGAAAAAAGAATGCGGCGAAGAAGCTGCAAGATACTATTCGCAAGTGGCAGAAACGTTAGGAGAAAACTTCGCGGAAAAAAGCAATTACTATGGCAACGCTGCAGCTTCAGGAATTTATATGACGGGAGCCTATTTTGCTGAACGTACGGCGGCAGAGTTGTTTGCAAACCGGATAGGTGACTCGAACAATGGATACTCCATTGATTTGGGATTGTTTAAGGATATTCCGCTGTCCGGCGAGCAAGAGCAAGCCTTAAAAAATGCAATTGCGTATAAAACCAGTGTAGTAGTTGGCCAAGCAGGAACCGGCAAAACGCATATCATAAAGGCGTTGGTTTCATATTGTCAAGCCATTGGTAAGAGGGTTAAGGTTATCGCTCCATCGGCTATGGCGGCGGCCGTAGCTGGAGGAAAAGCCAATCTGCGAAAGGAAGATTTTCAAACCATCCATCGATTTGCGAACATAACCCATATGACCGAGGATTTAGGGGTAAATGATTTTCTTCCTCGGCAAGGCGACATGGAAAATCTGTTTGAGCATACAGACATTATTGTTGTGGACGAAATGAGCCTTTGTTCGGTCATGGTATTTAGCCGGTTGCTTCATTCGATTAAACAGCAACCGCAACTTCATTTAGTGATCATGGGTGATCCCGGTCAGCTGCCGGCTATTGGGCCAAGTGGATTTTTCCACCAGATGGCAGCACGCGTTATAGACCCATCGCTTCTTCCTGTAACCGAGCTAAAGACGGTTTTTAGGACAGAGGGTAGGGAACTGTTGGAAGCGGCCCTTCAAGTCCGAAACGAGCACTCGCTTGAAATTAGGCCTACGGAAGCCGTACAACTGATAGAGCGAGACAAAGAAGCATTATACCGGGAAATAGCTGCTCTTTTGGAAAACGGAATAAAGCATGAGGATATCCTTGTCATTTCAGATCAGCGAAAAGAAGAAATGGGAACCATGCAGCTTAATGCATTTTTACGGACGAAACTAAATGAAAAAGGCAAGCGAATTGACGAGTCAGCAGGTAGCTTTGCGGTAGGAGATCCGGTTATTGCAACACAAAACGATTATGCCGAGTATGCTGAGGATACTACCGGGCGCCGTAAAATAATGTTTTTTCGCCATGAAGGACGCACCGAAGATGTGTTTAATGGTATGAGAGGTACTATTGTTGGGGAAACGGGTACTGGTATCACAGTGCGCTGGAATGATCCAGACCATGAAATATCCCCATATACGTATGAAGAGATATCATGCTGGATTGAACCGGCCTATGCAATAAGTATCCACAAGGCGCAAGGCTCTGAAGCCGACTATGTTTTCGTTGTGCCGGCTAGCGAAAAATCTCGTATAAACCAGAACATGATGTATACGGCCATCACCCGAGCACAAAAAAGGGTGTATCTAATAGGCGATGAGTCAATATGGACAACGGCGGCTGGAAAGATTCAAATGGCTCCGTATAGCAAGTTCGGTTTTTTAGTTAACCAAGCCCTTGAAGAAACAAAATGGAAAAATAGAAAAACCAAAGATGCATCAACAAATCGGTTTCAGGTGGTTATGGATTTTTAA
- the cas6 gene encoding CRISPR-associated endoribonuclease Cas6 — translation MNRLAILVEQYGEPASKDQAVTFFWRLLNTGNEALAKQLHNAKEKFKPYTWAYQQGMFTFASVREDIALALKEGAVSLVGQGIMIENNLFEVKKVLPIQPVQRISGRMTVKALSPIALSYRGEDGKKKPVFLDQDEELWKKLLAQNLVRRTNAFLNMELLPNAVGVRIVQKGFPCSIPYKFAVPARGDVVLELTGEPKAIEVALYGGLGERTGSGFGLVVPV, via the coding sequence ATGAACCGACTTGCAATTTTGGTAGAACAATATGGAGAACCGGCTTCAAAGGATCAAGCGGTAACCTTTTTTTGGCGGTTATTAAATACCGGGAACGAAGCGCTGGCCAAGCAACTGCATAATGCCAAGGAAAAATTTAAACCCTATACTTGGGCTTATCAGCAAGGCATGTTTACCTTTGCGTCTGTACGAGAAGACATAGCTCTCGCGTTAAAAGAGGGGGCTGTCTCACTGGTCGGACAAGGGATTATGATCGAAAATAATTTATTTGAAGTAAAGAAGGTTCTTCCGATTCAACCAGTTCAGCGCATTAGCGGTCGAATGACCGTGAAAGCGCTGTCTCCTATTGCTCTTTCCTACCGTGGCGAAGACGGTAAAAAGAAGCCGGTATTTTTGGATCAAGACGAGGAACTTTGGAAAAAGTTATTGGCCCAAAATCTAGTGCGCCGAACCAATGCGTTTTTAAACATGGAGCTGCTACCAAATGCGGTGGGTGTTCGTATCGTGCAAAAAGGGTTTCCTTGCAGTATCCCCTATAAATTCGCGGTACCCGCCCGTGGTGACGTGGTACTTGAGCTGACAGGTGAACCCAAGGCTATTGAAGTTGCGCTCTATGGCGGCCTGGGAGAACGTACTGGATCAGGGTTTGGATTGGTGGTGCCGGTTTAA
- a CDS encoding thymidine kinase has product MANQSVGKLELIFGSMFSGKTEEMLRRLRRGQIAGQGILLVKPSRDTRYNDVVMTHDGRVEMKAQVVGCAEEILSLVTPDISIIGIEETQFFNGDLLSVLQVLLEKRIRVICVGLDMWSTGEAIPLMGRLACVADSVTKLNAVCVSCGADAYLSQKIVEDDSIVDIGGADKYRALCRDCLEST; this is encoded by the coding sequence ATGGCAAATCAGAGCGTTGGAAAATTAGAGCTGATTTTTGGCAGCATGTTTTCGGGCAAGACAGAGGAAATGCTTCGCCGGCTACGCAGAGGACAAATTGCTGGGCAGGGAATCTTATTGGTAAAGCCATCCCGTGATACTCGCTACAACGATGTAGTGATGACGCATGACGGGCGGGTAGAGATGAAAGCTCAGGTTGTCGGCTGCGCCGAAGAGATACTTTCTTTGGTTACCCCGGACATATCCATTATCGGCATTGAAGAAACTCAGTTTTTTAATGGGGATCTTCTTTCAGTCCTCCAAGTACTGTTAGAAAAGCGCATTCGGGTAATTTGCGTCGGTCTTGATATGTGGTCTACAGGTGAGGCTATCCCCTTAATGGGAAGGTTGGCCTGTGTCGCAGACAGTGTAACGAAGCTTAACGCAGTTTGCGTAAGCTGTGGTGCCGATGCGTATTTATCCCAAAAGATTGTTGAGGATGATTCAATCGTCGATATAGGTGGCGCTGATAAGTATAGGGCGCTTTGCCGTGATTGTCTCGAATCAACTTAA
- a CDS encoding DUF6036 family nucleotidyltransferase, which yields MESRDLLIEAAQTEDPLKRQMKVAAIVSDELEKRGTQCVMVGGSAVEFYTVANYMTQDLDMVATHSDDIKDVMISLGFKNKGGTWHLPEYPHVIVEFPEGPLDGRWDRVRKVLVNDKLVRIISVEDILVDRAAAVKFWGDPDEWVKYIMVGHYETIDWKYLSQRAKEADCQDIITKSKRWATIQRKEFNQEYGNG from the coding sequence ATGGAAAGTCGTGATCTCTTAATTGAAGCTGCCCAAACGGAAGATCCACTAAAACGACAAATGAAAGTGGCAGCGATTGTATCGGATGAACTAGAAAAACGAGGCACCCAATGTGTTATGGTGGGCGGGTCCGCGGTCGAATTTTATACGGTGGCCAACTATATGACGCAGGACTTGGATATGGTAGCCACGCATAGCGATGATATTAAAGACGTAATGATTTCATTGGGCTTTAAAAACAAAGGTGGTACGTGGCATTTGCCAGAATATCCGCATGTCATTGTTGAATTTCCAGAAGGTCCATTGGATGGGCGTTGGGATCGGGTTCGAAAAGTTCTAGTTAATGATAAGCTGGTTCGAATCATTTCAGTAGAAGATATCCTGGTGGATCGGGCCGCTGCGGTGAAGTTTTGGGGCGACCCGGACGAATGGGTCAAATACATCATGGTGGGTCATTATGAAACAATTGACTGGAAGTATTTGAGTCAACGAGCTAAAGAAGCTGATTGCCAGGATATTATCACGAAAAGCAAACGATGGGCAACCATTCAACGCAAGGAATTTAATCAGGAATACGGAAATGGGTAG
- a CDS encoding DUF6927 domain-containing protein codes for MGYTCTNKPKEESLDVFLERRLIDPTCYKIIDTALIPGMEEGSKEWYAAVRYTPDPTKAPEQCTWPVSFVFCMTVLVEPNPQKGYNIGFRADSEFEGSLLRNCPKKILKRLTALPSDSSYAPEWRKECWQRVQRNEAIHDGVKISFEHPLAFKEGDAGYTDFIYRKEGRMEWFELPDGSRRRCEIPKWKQRSFTIETQLNPIQIPEAEQELSLF; via the coding sequence ATGGGATATACATGCACCAATAAACCTAAAGAAGAAAGCTTGGACGTGTTTTTAGAGCGTCGGTTGATTGATCCAACGTGTTACAAGATTATTGATACGGCACTTATTCCGGGCATGGAGGAAGGCAGTAAGGAATGGTATGCTGCCGTTCGGTACACACCAGACCCAACTAAGGCGCCGGAACAATGCACCTGGCCGGTATCGTTCGTGTTTTGCATGACAGTATTGGTTGAACCGAACCCGCAAAAAGGCTATAATATTGGCTTTCGTGCGGATTCGGAATTTGAAGGCAGCTTGCTGCGCAACTGCCCGAAAAAAATTCTTAAACGCTTAACAGCATTGCCCTCTGACAGCAGTTATGCTCCAGAGTGGCGCAAGGAGTGCTGGCAACGTGTTCAGCGCAATGAAGCTATTCACGATGGCGTTAAGATTTCCTTTGAACACCCGCTTGCTTTCAAAGAAGGGGATGCTGGCTATACGGACTTCATCTATCGTAAAGAAGGTAGAATGGAGTGGTTCGAGCTACCGGATGGTAGCCGGCGCCGTTGCGAGATTCCTAAATGGAAGCAACGAAGTTTCACGATCGAAACACAATTGAATCCTATTCAGATCCCTGAAGCAGAACAGGAACTTTCATTGTTTTAA
- the ligA gene encoding NAD-dependent DNA ligase LigA, with the protein MNSAAFKQLTTEEQKTYLDSCNTAYYDNDAPVIADELYDLLKDMWLRNAGLEEYEQVPGETAGRFEKFNHWYPVLSLAKINTKEALRAELARLAPGVIEPKFDGLTVMFYPDKTAVTRGTGHIGEIINNTANKISSLGRCHDTYPIRIEGLMRWDAFYELQKKREAEGEAVPKNPRNACAGMLRNKDAGRVEGVSYFAYNLAGDTRPETTQLEELKALGWQVTPFFSFSHENLEEAVQYVLDFDRAALPYMIDGLVIKSNKENAAEEFGMTGHHTKNMVAYKFPSEGQWTTLKEVIWQVGREKITPVGILEPVDIGGVSIERVSLHNLGVMDSLQLSQGCEVFVIRSNDVIPDIIESRQYDPLKKFEAPSVCPECCSRLQQINDQHFCINTDCRGKLLQALCHMAKREALDIEGLSEETAAKMIGAGVEHITDIFDLTQTELKQLPGFAEKSAAKLFTAIQNARRTELKRFLYAGGIVGIGRSISNDVAGNLGTFEAIMEDIEQGCKRIAAIPGVGPVAVQALLDNKQMLIKMREKIEPATAEKIISNENALTFVITGTLTRPRSYYEEQIKKAGHKVSGSVSKKTSYLLAGEDSGSKLIKAQELGVSIVKESELESLL; encoded by the coding sequence ATGAACAGTGCAGCATTTAAACAACTTACCACGGAAGAACAAAAAACCTATTTGGATTCCTGTAATACTGCTTACTATGACAATGACGCACCCGTAATTGCTGATGAATTATACGACCTTCTAAAAGATATGTGGCTGCGTAATGCAGGGCTAGAAGAGTATGAGCAGGTACCGGGGGAAACGGCTGGGCGGTTTGAAAAGTTTAATCATTGGTATCCGGTTCTATCCCTGGCAAAAATCAATACCAAAGAGGCGCTGCGTGCTGAGCTGGCGCGATTGGCTCCCGGGGTAATTGAGCCTAAGTTCGATGGCCTGACCGTTATGTTTTATCCAGATAAGACGGCGGTTACAAGAGGAACCGGGCACATTGGAGAGATTATCAATAACACGGCTAACAAGATTTCCTCTTTAGGCCGTTGTCATGATACGTATCCGATCCGCATTGAAGGGCTAATGAGGTGGGACGCCTTTTATGAGCTGCAAAAAAAACGGGAAGCCGAAGGGGAGGCAGTTCCAAAGAATCCTCGTAATGCGTGCGCCGGAATGCTTCGTAATAAAGATGCTGGCCGAGTGGAAGGGGTTTCGTATTTTGCCTATAACCTAGCTGGGGATACCAGACCAGAAACGACCCAGTTGGAAGAACTAAAAGCACTTGGCTGGCAGGTAACGCCTTTCTTTTCCTTTAGCCATGAGAACCTTGAAGAAGCGGTTCAATACGTTCTTGATTTTGACCGCGCCGCGCTTCCCTATATGATTGACGGACTAGTTATTAAGAGCAACAAGGAAAACGCTGCCGAAGAATTTGGCATGACAGGACACCATACGAAAAACATGGTCGCCTATAAGTTTCCTTCTGAAGGCCAGTGGACCACGTTGAAAGAGGTTATCTGGCAAGTCGGGCGGGAGAAAATTACTCCCGTAGGTATTTTGGAGCCAGTGGATATCGGCGGCGTTAGCATTGAACGTGTATCTTTGCACAATCTGGGTGTAATGGATAGTTTGCAGCTGTCTCAAGGCTGTGAAGTGTTTGTTATCCGCTCCAATGATGTAATCCCTGACATCATTGAATCACGCCAATACGATCCGCTTAAAAAATTTGAGGCGCCTTCGGTTTGCCCGGAATGCTGCAGCCGCCTGCAGCAAATTAACGACCAGCATTTTTGCATCAATACGGATTGCCGAGGGAAGCTACTGCAAGCCTTATGCCATATGGCTAAGCGAGAAGCACTAGACATTGAAGGCTTGTCGGAAGAAACGGCCGCAAAGATGATTGGAGCTGGGGTAGAGCATATCACCGATATTTTCGATTTGACCCAAACTGAATTAAAGCAGCTGCCAGGCTTTGCAGAAAAGTCCGCTGCCAAACTATTTACTGCTATTCAAAACGCTCGCAGAACCGAGCTGAAGCGGTTTTTATATGCGGGCGGGATAGTTGGTATCGGCAGAAGCATTTCAAACGACGTAGCAGGCAATTTAGGCACATTTGAAGCGATAATGGAAGATATCGAACAGGGTTGTAAGCGTATTGCAGCCATTCCTGGAGTTGGGCCGGTTGCGGTCCAAGCTCTACTCGATAATAAGCAGATGCTGATTAAGATGCGTGAGAAGATTGAACCGGCAACCGCAGAAAAGATCATTTCAAACGAAAACGCTCTAACTTTTGTCATTACCGGGACCCTCACCCGCCCGCGCAGTTACTATGAAGAGCAGATCAAAAAGGCAGGGCATAAAGTATCGGGTTCTGTTTCCAAGAAAACGTCCTACTTACTGGCTGGTGAAGACAGTGGTTCAAAGTTAATCAAGGCCCAAGAGCTAGGGGTTTCAATTGTTAAGGAAAGCGAATTAGAAAGTTTGCTGTAG